A genome region from Coffea arabica cultivar ET-39 chromosome 7e, Coffea Arabica ET-39 HiFi, whole genome shotgun sequence includes the following:
- the LOC113700479 gene encoding UPF0481 protein At3g47200-like, with translation MVAVFNKELLSWYLITLKLNETVEAGLQKVQNPTTATRSIELSQEVRAQRPLQVQKEQHQPLDSLQVAVKDVTSNVEEGPKSPEPEWVISIREKLDHANQDDDAVTWSKLCIYRVPQYLREGDDKAYLPQIVSLGPYHHNKKRLRNMDPHKWRAVYHILKRTNQDIKLYLDAIKELEERARACYEGPICLSSNEFVEMMVLDCCFILELFRGAAEGFNHLGYSRNDPIFAMRGSMHSIQRDMIMLENQIPLFVLDRLFGLQMGQPDLKGIVAKLALRFFDPLTPTDEPLTNSDRTKLESSLGHTSAFDPLAELGGLHSLDVFRRSLLRIGPQPTPRIWVKRWSHSNRVADKRRQQLLHCVTELREAGINFKKRKTDRFWDVKFKNGVLKIPRLLIHDGTKSLFLNLIAFEQCHLDSTNYITSYVVFMDNLINSPEDVSVLHYDGIIEHWLGSDAEVADLFNRLCQEVVFDINDSYLSPLSQQVNRYCEHRWNTWRATLSHKYFNNPWAIISFVAAVVLLLLTLAQTFYGIYGYYEPHS, from the coding sequence GCCGCTGCAGGTGCAGAAAGAACAGCATCAACCCTTGGATTCATTGCAGGTTGCCGTCAAAGATGTAACTAGTAATGTTGAAGAGGGTCCCAAATCACCAGAACCAGAGTGGGTGATCAGCATCAGAGAAAAACTTGATCATGCTAACCAAGATGATGACGCAGTTACATGGTCAAAGCTCTGCATCTACAGAGTGCCTCAATACCTGCGAGAAGGCGATGATAAAGCTTATCTGCCCCAGATTGTCTCCTTGGGACCTTATCATCATAACAAAAAGAGACTTCGCAATATGGATCCTCACAAATGGCGTGCTGTTTACCATATTCTGAAACGGACTAATCAAGATATAAAGCTGTATCTTGATGCTATCAAAGAACTTGAAGAAAGAGCTCGTGCTTGTTATGAAGGACCAATTTGCCTCAGCAGCAATGAGTTCGTGGAGATGATGGTTCTTGATTGTTGTTTTATTCTGGAGCTCTTTCGTGGCGCTGCTGAAGGATTCAATCACCTTGGTTACTCTAGAAATGATCCGATATTTGCAATGCGAGGCTCAATGCATTCCATTCAACGGGATATGATAATGCTGGAGAACCAGATTCCTCTATTCGTACTTGATCGGCTATTTGGTCTTCAGATGGGTCAGCCGGACCTGAAAGGAATAGTGGCTAAGCTAGCTTTGAGATTCTTCGATCCATTGACCCCGACGGACGAACCATTGACAAATAGTGACAGGACCAAATTGGAATCATCGTTGGGACACACTTCCGCTTTTGATCCACTGGCGGAACTAGGAGGTCTTCACTCCCTTGATGTCTTCCGAAGGAGTCTTCTTCGAATAGGGCCTCAACCAACACCCAGGATTTGGGTAAAAAGGTGGTCGCATTCCAACCGTGTAGCAGACAAGCGAAGACAGCAGCTACTCCACTGTGTCACGGAGCTAAGAGAGGCTGGGATTAatttcaagaaaaggaagacTGACAGATTCTGGGATGTGAAATTCAAGAATGGAGTTCTCAAGATTCCTCGGCTCCTAATCCACGATGGCACAAAATCCCTCTTTCTCAACCTTATCGCTTTTGAGCAATGTCATCTTGACAGCACCAATTACATAACCTCATATGTGGTCTTCATGGATAACTTGATCAATTCCCCAGAAGATGTAAGCGTCCTACATTATGATGGGATAATCGAGCACTGGCTTGGCAGTGATGCTGAAGTTGCTGATCTTTTCAATCGTCTTTGCCAAGAGGTGGTTTTTGACATAAACGACAGTTATCTTTCTCCATTGTCTCAGCAAGTAAACCGCTATTGTGAGCACAGGTGGAACACCTGGCGAGCAACTTTAAGTCACAAGTATTTCAATAATCCGTGGGCAATTATCTCCTTCGTTGCTGCAGTGGTCTTGTTACTGCTAACTCTTGCGCAGACGTTCTATGGGATTTATGGCTACTATGAACCGCATTCTTAA